In the genome of Microcoleus sp. FACHB-672, one region contains:
- a CDS encoding DUF1830 domain-containing protein, whose amino-acid sequence MAQILDPIPSGQVGHILCCYVNATSKIQIARITNIPNWYFERVVFPGQRLVFESFPEAVLEIHTGMMASAILSDKIPCNRLCIRENTDVVVETTQEAKNTEKKFSPSLESPNKAKGAAKPLIAAALTSVD is encoded by the coding sequence ATGGCACAAATTCTCGACCCGATTCCTTCAGGCCAAGTCGGCCACATTCTTTGCTGCTATGTCAATGCTACCAGCAAGATTCAAATTGCCCGAATCACAAATATTCCCAACTGGTACTTTGAGCGAGTTGTCTTTCCCGGACAGCGTTTAGTATTTGAATCTTTTCCCGAAGCAGTATTAGAAATTCATACAGGTATGATGGCTAGTGCCATTCTATCCGATAAGATACCATGTAATCGTTTGTGTATACGTGAAAATACTGATGTCGTTGTCGAAACTACTCAGGAAGCGAAAAACACTGAAAAAAAGTTTTCACCCAGCCTCGAATCTCCCAATAAAGCTAAAGGGGCTGCAAAACCTTTAATCGCTGCTGCTTTAACTTCAGTGGATTAA
- a CDS encoding DUF4079 domain-containing protein produces MNLPSFIWLWKIAAWSMGFSILAYLLLAMTGTWMFQARQTRNRRPRWLRSGHYIIGGIMVALVLLLLGIGLVGTLGHYGTLNHSAHFGAGLTVVGLVLISAWSATQISPGRPWARTVHISANAVLFIAFAWVTWTGWTVVQKYLP; encoded by the coding sequence TTGAACCTGCCTTCCTTTATCTGGTTGTGGAAAATAGCGGCTTGGTCTATGGGATTTTCCATACTTGCCTATTTGCTACTTGCCATGACCGGCACTTGGATGTTTCAGGCGCGGCAAACTCGGAACCGGCGTCCGCGTTGGCTGAGATCTGGGCATTACATCATTGGTGGCATCATGGTGGCTTTGGTGCTTTTACTACTAGGGATTGGCCTTGTCGGCACTCTAGGGCATTATGGCACTTTAAACCACTCAGCTCACTTTGGAGCCGGTTTAACGGTAGTGGGTTTAGTTTTAATATCTGCCTGGAGCGCAACACAAATTAGCCCAGGGCGTCCTTGGGCTAGAACAGTTCACATCAGCGCAAATGCAGTCTTGTTTATTGCGTTTGCGTGGGTTACATGGACAGGCTGGACTGTGGTGCAAAAATATTTACCTTAA
- a CDS encoding ABC transporter ATP-binding protein, producing the protein MVSTVPSAQLRLDQVSVTASVGLHYLLKDISFEIKPGERVALIGPSGAGKTTLLRLLNRLSEPTQGAIYLEDRAYRQIPTIELRRQVTLVLQESKLLGMPVRDALEYPLKLQGMSAQAITERILTWVERLHIPNEWLGRTEVQLSAGQRQIVAIARALTLQPKILLLDEPTSALDAGRGAKLITTLTELAETTQTTILMANHQLDLAKEFCTRILYLQQGELIQDMPAQQIDWVQLRQTLIQAEAREAQEWS; encoded by the coding sequence ATGGTATCAACTGTCCCAAGCGCCCAATTGCGGCTTGATCAAGTCAGCGTGACTGCTTCCGTGGGTTTGCACTATTTGCTCAAAGACATTTCCTTTGAAATTAAACCAGGAGAACGAGTGGCGCTGATTGGGCCATCTGGGGCCGGGAAAACTACCTTGTTACGGCTGCTCAACCGGCTCAGCGAACCCACTCAGGGAGCGATTTATCTGGAAGATCGAGCTTATCGGCAAATCCCTACAATCGAGTTGCGTCGGCAGGTGACGCTGGTTTTGCAAGAGTCCAAACTTTTAGGGATGCCGGTGCGAGATGCCCTAGAGTATCCTTTGAAGTTGCAAGGCATGAGCGCACAAGCGATTACCGAACGCATCTTAACTTGGGTTGAGCGTCTGCATATTCCCAATGAGTGGCTGGGGCGCACAGAAGTGCAGCTATCGGCAGGGCAGCGACAGATCGTTGCCATCGCCAGGGCGCTGACGTTGCAACCGAAAATTTTATTACTGGATGAGCCAACTTCCGCCCTTGATGCCGGCAGGGGGGCGAAGTTGATCACGACTCTCACTGAACTGGCGGAAACCACACAAACAACAATTTTAATGGCCAATCACCAGCTGGATTTGGCCAAAGAATTTTGCACTCGCATCCTCTACCTGCAACAGGGGGAACTCATTCAAGATATGCCGGCGCAGCAAATTGACTGGGTTCAGCTGCGCCAAACCCTCATCCAAGCAGAAGCCAGAGAAGCTCAAGAGTGGAGTTAA
- a CDS encoding ROK family protein — translation MSADAGVVIKKGISPEVIGIDLGGTAIKLGRFSPDGKCHHSLSVETPQPATPEAVLGVMVDAIGELDPKGKCVAIGVGTPGPVDIGSRVAKVAINLAGWEDVPLADWLEDKTGKPTILANDANCAGLGEAWLGAGRQFDNLIVLTLGTGVGGAIILNGELFVGRTGAAGELGLITLDLYGPECHSGNRGSLEQFVSVQAIRRRTGQEPAELGHMAKAGNRQALDFWETYGHHLGAGLASLIYVLTPEAIIIGGGISASAEFFLPATLSEIERRVLPVCRPGLQLLTAELGNQAGIAGAAKLAWQVVGAKG, via the coding sequence ATGAGCGCAGACGCCGGCGTTGTAATAAAAAAGGGCATCAGCCCAGAAGTCATTGGCATAGATTTAGGGGGCACAGCCATTAAATTGGGGCGATTTAGCCCAGATGGTAAATGCCATCATTCCTTAAGCGTGGAAACACCCCAGCCGGCAACACCTGAAGCAGTTTTAGGCGTCATGGTGGACGCAATTGGGGAACTAGATCCAAAGGGCAAATGCGTGGCCATCGGCGTTGGGACACCAGGGCCAGTCGATATCGGCTCTCGCGTGGCCAAAGTCGCAATTAACTTAGCCGGCTGGGAAGATGTCCCCTTAGCTGACTGGTTAGAAGACAAAACCGGCAAACCGACAATTTTAGCCAACGACGCCAACTGTGCCGGTTTGGGAGAAGCTTGGTTAGGTGCCGGTCGCCAGTTTGACAACCTCATCGTCCTGACTTTAGGCACTGGCGTTGGCGGTGCCATTATCCTTAATGGTGAGCTATTTGTGGGCCGCACCGGCGCTGCCGGAGAGTTGGGTTTAATTACCCTAGACCTTTACGGCCCAGAATGCCACAGCGGCAACCGGGGTTCTTTAGAGCAATTTGTTTCAGTTCAAGCCATTCGCCGGCGCACAGGGCAAGAACCGGCAGAACTTGGCCACATGGCAAAAGCTGGCAACCGGCAAGCATTAGATTTTTGGGAAACTTACGGACATCATCTGGGTGCCGGTTTAGCTAGTCTCATCTACGTGCTCACCCCAGAAGCGATTATTATTGGCGGCGGCATCAGTGCCAGTGCTGAATTTTTCCTGCCGGCAACCCTATCAGAAATTGAGCGGCGAGTTCTGCCGGTGTGCCGCCCAGGTTTACAGCTATTAACGGCTGAATTGGGGAACCAAGCCGGTATTGCCGGTGCCGCGAAATTGGCTTGGCAGGTGGTTGGGGCTAAGGGTTAG
- a CDS encoding ABC transporter permease codes for MAPNRLPLPQFLRRAGKSSLSMQMMGVGIVLTLLFVFIALLAPAFQSWGWLQNPTEFLSNPIHQPPSPGHWFGTSRQGYDVFSRTLFGSQAAWQVVILATALSLIIGVPLGLVSGYLGGKVDRVLLFFMDTIYTLPGLLLSITLAFVVGRGVLNAAIALSISYIPQYYRVVRNHTHSVRTELFVEAAQAMGASTWTVLTRYLFLNVIQSVPVLFTLNAADAILTLGGLGFLGLGLPEETAEWGHDLRQALEALPTGIWWTALFPGLAMTLMVVGLSLVGEGLNEFVNPKLRQQS; via the coding sequence ATGGCTCCTAACAGACTGCCCCTGCCTCAATTCTTGCGTCGTGCCGGTAAATCCAGCCTTTCGATGCAAATGATGGGGGTGGGTATTGTGCTGACACTTCTATTTGTCTTTATTGCCCTCTTAGCACCGGCTTTCCAGAGTTGGGGGTGGCTGCAAAACCCAACAGAATTTCTCAGTAACCCCATCCACCAACCTCCCTCTCCCGGCCATTGGTTTGGCACCAGCAGGCAAGGTTATGATGTGTTTTCACGCACCCTATTCGGCAGCCAAGCAGCGTGGCAAGTCGTAATTTTGGCAACAGCACTCAGTTTAATTATTGGCGTCCCCCTTGGCTTAGTCAGCGGTTATTTAGGGGGAAAAGTGGATCGGGTGTTGCTATTTTTTATGGATACAATTTACACCTTACCCGGACTGCTGCTATCAATTACCTTGGCGTTTGTTGTCGGGCGTGGAGTATTGAATGCAGCGATTGCTTTGAGTATTTCTTACATTCCCCAATACTATCGCGTTGTGAGAAATCACACCCACAGTGTCAGAACCGAACTGTTTGTTGAAGCTGCCCAAGCAATGGGCGCATCTACCTGGACAGTTCTCACGCGTTACTTATTTCTTAACGTCATTCAAAGCGTGCCGGTGTTATTCACCCTCAACGCTGCTGATGCCATTCTGACATTAGGAGGCTTAGGATTTCTCGGTTTAGGTTTACCCGAAGAAACAGCAGAGTGGGGACACGATTTGCGGCAGGCGCTAGAAGCACTTCCCACTGGCATCTGGTGGACGGCTTTATTTCCAGGTTTAGCAATGACACTCATGGTTGTCGGGTTGTCTCTGGTGGGTGAAGGGTTGAACGAGTTCGTCAATCCTAAATTGCGGCAGCAAAGTTAA
- a CDS encoding DUF3352 domain-containing protein: MIDKIKTAFEKPNSARLLTVGAAVLLIGGGIAAYWALVQKTPLGNTPVGSTIVPQDAFAAVSLSTNPGQWQQLRQYGTPESRALLDGQLAQWRDNLLSVNGYNYEKDIQPWVGREVMIAWLSPQLVASATSPAPNAAASIENALMIVLPISNAGRAKQLLEKPKPPAQGQWVERTYNNIKIREIQGAQAQRYSAAILDDRFLVVTTNPRATELAIDSYKGGPSLARTPGYREALNQIETSGPFARVYINVPAAADVAAIHSVRTIPPQARAQLQQNQGVATTVNLQPEGINLKAVSWLKPDSEKKQAVENKAQGMLSRLPTDTLMMASGSNLQRMWQDYTEGAEANPLTPFDPQWLQKAITSNTGLNLEKDLLAWMAGEFSFSLIPAAQGTTTQFPAGLVFMVRSSDRRAAENALKQLDRVMSDRYKFKVEEAKIGNQPVVNWTSQFGALTLTHGWLNGNVAFLTMFAPVAGGIVPKPPTPLAASEQFQKAVPTELESTTGNFFIDVDRLVNNKQFFFPELPPAQQAVVNGIRTVGLTAAISNARSTRYDIFMMLKQQGKPGPFPSPSKAIPSPTRISPPKQQIKPSPSPTTLPATPQASPKPSP, from the coding sequence ATGATTGACAAAATAAAAACTGCATTTGAGAAACCCAACTCTGCCCGCCTGCTGACGGTGGGGGCTGCCGTCTTGTTAATTGGTGGCGGGATCGCAGCTTATTGGGCATTGGTTCAAAAAACCCCTTTAGGAAATACCCCTGTCGGTTCCACCATTGTCCCCCAAGACGCATTTGCCGCCGTTTCCCTAAGTACCAATCCCGGTCAGTGGCAGCAGTTGCGACAGTACGGCACCCCAGAAAGCCGAGCACTTCTTGATGGACAACTGGCCCAGTGGCGCGATAACTTGTTGAGCGTCAATGGCTACAACTATGAGAAAGATATCCAGCCTTGGGTAGGGCGAGAGGTAATGATTGCTTGGTTATCGCCTCAACTCGTCGCCTCAGCCACCTCTCCTGCCCCCAATGCCGCAGCCTCCATCGAAAATGCCCTCATGATCGTGCTACCCATTAGCAACGCAGGGCGGGCGAAACAACTGTTAGAAAAACCTAAACCCCCAGCCCAGGGTCAGTGGGTTGAGCGCACTTACAACAACATCAAAATAAGGGAAATACAAGGCGCGCAGGCTCAAAGATACTCAGCCGCGATACTTGATGATCGCTTCCTCGTCGTTACCACCAACCCAAGAGCAACAGAACTGGCAATTGATAGCTATAAAGGCGGCCCCTCCCTAGCTAGAACCCCTGGATACCGTGAAGCGTTAAATCAAATCGAGACATCTGGGCCATTCGCCAGAGTTTATATCAATGTGCCGGCGGCTGCGGATGTTGCCGCCATTCATTCCGTGCGAACGATTCCTCCGCAAGCTAGGGCGCAACTGCAACAAAATCAGGGAGTCGCCACAACAGTTAACCTGCAGCCTGAAGGCATAAATCTTAAAGCGGTTTCTTGGCTAAAACCAGATAGTGAGAAAAAGCAAGCCGTAGAAAATAAAGCCCAGGGAATGCTCAGCCGGCTGCCGACAGACACCTTAATGATGGCCTCGGGCAGCAATTTGCAGCGGATGTGGCAAGATTACACCGAAGGTGCCGAAGCCAACCCCCTGACACCCTTCGACCCTCAATGGCTGCAAAAAGCCATCACATCTAACACCGGCTTGAATTTAGAAAAAGACTTGCTGGCATGGATGGCCGGGGAATTTTCCTTTTCCCTAATTCCCGCCGCTCAAGGAACGACGACACAGTTTCCGGCTGGGCTAGTCTTCATGGTGCGTTCAAGCGACCGCCGCGCCGCAGAGAATGCCCTCAAACAGCTAGATCGGGTGATGAGTGATCGATACAAATTTAAGGTTGAAGAGGCGAAAATTGGCAATCAGCCGGTCGTCAATTGGACTTCCCAATTTGGTGCCTTGACACTTACTCACGGTTGGTTAAATGGCAATGTTGCTTTCTTGACAATGTTTGCGCCGGTTGCCGGTGGCATCGTTCCCAAACCGCCAACCCCTCTAGCAGCTTCTGAACAATTCCAAAAAGCTGTTCCCACAGAACTTGAATCCACCACCGGCAACTTTTTCATTGATGTAGATCGCCTGGTAAACAATAAACAATTTTTCTTCCCAGAACTGCCGCCGGCGCAACAAGCCGTCGTGAATGGGATTCGCACCGTTGGGCTAACAGCAGCCATTAGCAACGCACGCAGCACTCGCTACGATATCTTTATGATGCTGAAACAGCAAGGCAAACCAGGCCCATTTCCCAGCCCTTCCAAAGCTATCCCCTCTCCAACGCGCATCAGTCCGCCCAAACAGCAGATAAAACCCAGTCCATCGCCCACCACTTTGCCGGCAACGCCCCAAGCGTCTCCGAAGCCGTCTCCTTAA
- the cofH gene encoding 7,8-didemethyl-8-hydroxy-5-deazariboflavin synthase subunit CofH, translated as MKTQTVDAILNRALTGTDISPEEGVALLKQTEPAAIAAIRQTADELRRRQAGETVTYIINRNINFTNICEQHCSFCAFRRDDAEEGAFWLDAGKILEKATDAVRQDATEICMQGGLNPQAKVAGSSLSFYLQLVKIIKDEFPQLHLHAFSPQEVQFIAREDGLSYADVIVALRDAGVGSMPGTAAEVLEDRVRRIICPEKLDSNTWLEIVETAHRLGLPTTSTMLCGHIETPEEQISHLEKLRLLQQTAIDRQYPVRISEFILLPFVGEMAPAPLRRRVGRDQPLLADTLLLTAVSRIFLGNWIANHQPSWVKLGLAGATEALKWGCNDIGGTLMEEHITTMAGAQGGSCQTAEALQAAIHSLGRPDRQRDTLYRPLSVLSAGC; from the coding sequence GTGAAAACTCAAACTGTTGATGCAATTCTAAACCGTGCCTTAACCGGCACCGATATTTCCCCCGAAGAAGGAGTCGCACTCCTGAAACAAACAGAACCGGCAGCCATCGCAGCCATTCGCCAAACCGCCGACGAACTCCGGCGCAGACAAGCCGGTGAAACTGTCACCTACATCATCAACCGCAATATTAACTTTACAAATATCTGCGAACAGCACTGTAGCTTCTGCGCCTTTCGCCGCGATGACGCAGAGGAAGGCGCGTTTTGGCTGGATGCCGGCAAAATCCTCGAAAAAGCGACAGATGCAGTGCGACAGGATGCCACAGAAATTTGTATGCAGGGGGGATTAAACCCTCAAGCAAAGGTTGCCGGTTCCTCTTTGTCGTTTTACCTGCAATTGGTGAAAATAATCAAAGATGAATTTCCCCAACTGCATTTGCACGCCTTCTCTCCCCAAGAAGTGCAATTCATTGCCAGAGAAGATGGGCTGAGTTATGCAGATGTCATCGTAGCGCTGCGGGATGCCGGTGTTGGTTCAATGCCAGGAACCGCTGCAGAAGTGCTGGAAGATCGGGTGCGGCGCATTATCTGTCCAGAAAAACTCGATAGCAACACCTGGCTAGAAATTGTAGAAACAGCTCACCGCTTGGGTTTGCCGACAACAAGCACCATGCTATGCGGACATATTGAAACCCCAGAGGAGCAAATCAGCCATTTAGAAAAATTGCGTCTACTTCAGCAAACCGCCATAGACCGGCAATATCCCGTCCGCATCAGTGAATTTATTCTCCTGCCTTTCGTGGGAGAAATGGCACCGGCACCTTTGCGGCGTCGGGTGGGACGCGATCAGCCGCTTCTTGCCGATACACTCCTACTCACAGCCGTGTCTAGAATCTTTTTAGGAAATTGGATAGCCAACCATCAACCCAGCTGGGTTAAACTCGGTCTTGCCGGCGCGACAGAAGCCCTTAAATGGGGTTGTAACGACATTGGCGGCACCTTAATGGAAGAACACATTACCACAATGGCCGGTGCCCAAGGCGGCAGTTGTCAGACAGCAGAAGCCTTACAGGCAGCGATCCACTCCTTGGGACGTCCTGACCGGCAGCGGGATACATTGTATCGTCCTCTGTCAGTTTTGAGTGCTGGATGCTGA
- a CDS encoding acyltransferase family protein, whose translation MISQTLPPNYQRLSQLLPAFKGWAIFTIVTYHLWGYSKGWLLFSQVYTASLNQGIKGLLEAVLNIFCLLGEYGVHIFIIASGFGLASSWWRGGKGAGNTFRIFDILKFWRRRLWRLFPLYWLAHGLALILAWVQPAWVPFGREVLNRGGFDPILASFASFTTLRNFSLDYYFFLNAAWWYVGLAVQLYLIFPLLVWVGKRWGWSSLLIISLVITLLYRTLIIGLSLNEIATDVLLRGAFFPTRLFGFVFGIVLAVTLLEPAAKNFQGVCRWSQKLLLEKRWIWLTALMWVVGVGFDWASSEGWMVLRIPADILIGVGEFCLLFQTMSLIPWGKAGLATLGNLSYGIYLSHMNFMVALWAILTPLLSFYWLRFFIVVAITCGLGGLFDYSYRLLSQKTSLKISS comes from the coding sequence ATGATCAGTCAAACGTTGCCGCCAAATTACCAGCGTCTAAGCCAACTGCTACCGGCATTTAAGGGATGGGCAATTTTTACAATTGTTACTTATCATTTATGGGGCTATTCTAAAGGCTGGTTGCTCTTTTCTCAGGTTTATACGGCATCTTTAAATCAGGGGATCAAGGGGTTATTAGAGGCAGTCTTAAATATTTTTTGCTTGCTGGGAGAGTATGGGGTTCATATTTTTATTATTGCCAGTGGTTTTGGGTTGGCGTCTTCTTGGTGGCGAGGGGGGAAAGGTGCCGGCAACACGTTTCGCATATTTGATATTTTAAAATTTTGGCGACGCAGACTTTGGCGATTATTTCCGCTTTATTGGTTGGCGCATGGTTTGGCGCTGATTTTGGCGTGGGTGCAGCCGGCTTGGGTTCCCTTTGGGCGTGAGGTATTAAATCGAGGGGGATTTGATCCAATCTTGGCAAGTTTTGCGAGTTTCACAACTTTGCGAAATTTTAGTTTAGATTACTATTTCTTTCTGAATGCAGCTTGGTGGTATGTAGGACTAGCGGTTCAATTGTATTTAATTTTTCCGCTACTGGTTTGGGTTGGAAAACGTTGGGGATGGTCAAGTTTACTTATTATTTCTTTGGTAATCACTTTATTATACCGGACGTTAATTATTGGGCTTTCCCTAAATGAAATAGCGACAGATGTTTTATTGCGTGGCGCTTTTTTTCCGACGCGTCTCTTTGGATTTGTCTTTGGAATTGTACTTGCGGTAACTCTTTTAGAACCGGCGGCGAAAAATTTTCAGGGGGTGTGCCGGTGGAGTCAAAAATTACTACTGGAAAAACGCTGGATTTGGCTAACTGCACTTATGTGGGTTGTGGGTGTGGGTTTTGATTGGGCTTCCTCTGAAGGTTGGATGGTTCTCAGAATTCCCGCAGATATTTTGATAGGCGTTGGAGAATTTTGCTTATTGTTTCAAACGATGAGTCTAATTCCGTGGGGGAAAGCCGGTTTAGCAACGCTTGGGAACCTTTCTTATGGTATTTATCTCTCCCATATGAACTTTATGGTTGCGCTGTGGGCAATTTTAACTCCTCTACTCTCGTTTTACTGGCTGCGATTTTTTATCGTTGTAGCAATTACCTGCGGTTTAGGAGGATTATTTGATTATAGTTACCGATTGCTTAGCCAAAAAACATCGCTGAAAATCAGCAGTTAA
- a CDS encoding glycosyltransferase family 39 protein gives MNQSRSLYKQPFHPSLEHLLIAAIAIGIMLRLINLGTREFWYDEILSLMLSTGQKLAYQSPEETPVILSKYSSLLKLPAEITIPEALKTLISLLRGLVGGEPHPPLFFLSQHFWLRLVGNSEIAMRSLNALLSIAAIGCTYGLGKTILGHRGGLLLAALLATNPFYLFHSLNVRMYAPLVLWISLSTWALLQRIKIQINQKSQNSGMPATKFPIFFWDILLIASVTAGILTFYLYIYWIITLAIIAIYLDRCRWWQHALNLAAGILLSVPWILWGTRQQLRNADFQRFNAPAGLIARIIQHFQDVAQTLGTHLLLGDWVTSLPPASRVIVGVGVMGVLAGVIVSLWRQARGERGRIPIVQLSLLLSLLPLLLALAVDIVTGKFTVGFGWGRSMIWVLPGCLLLLAVWVEKAASRWRKPAVAVLLLLYLSVSIGDYSLRQRWVFHKIADVIAQQPTTPTLIAMNSQAWGHVMRLAYYISPTMPVNLLAQESNQLPNTLEKVLKSEGSRYSRIVWLESAMPVWSKPATEAERQQVKQVLNSRFQLIQQQSLSGTMDLDEFRLSLYTRSADH, from the coding sequence ATGAATCAAAGTCGCTCTCTATATAAACAGCCGTTTCACCCGTCACTCGAACATTTACTCATCGCAGCCATTGCCATTGGGATTATGCTGCGCTTGATTAATTTAGGAACTCGTGAATTTTGGTATGATGAAATTCTATCTTTAATGCTATCCACAGGACAAAAACTTGCTTATCAATCCCCAGAAGAGACGCCGGTTATTTTATCGAAGTATAGTTCATTATTAAAGTTGCCGGCAGAAATTACAATTCCAGAGGCCCTAAAAACTCTCATTAGCCTGCTAAGAGGATTAGTTGGCGGAGAACCTCACCCACCTCTATTTTTTCTCAGTCAGCATTTTTGGTTACGCCTTGTTGGAAACAGTGAAATCGCTATGCGTAGCCTGAATGCTTTGTTAAGTATTGCCGCAATTGGATGCACTTATGGATTGGGGAAAACGATTTTAGGACATCGTGGCGGACTTTTACTCGCTGCGCTTTTAGCAACAAATCCGTTTTATTTATTTCACTCCCTAAACGTGCGAATGTATGCACCACTCGTTTTGTGGATTTCCCTCAGCACATGGGCGTTGCTTCAACGAATTAAAATTCAAATTAATCAAAAATCTCAAAATTCCGGAATGCCGGCAACAAAATTTCCTATATTTTTCTGGGATATCTTGTTAATTGCCTCAGTCACCGCAGGAATATTGACATTTTATTTATATATTTACTGGATCATTACTTTAGCAATCATCGCGATTTATTTAGATAGATGCCGGTGGTGGCAACACGCATTAAATTTAGCCGCCGGCATTCTATTATCCGTCCCCTGGATACTTTGGGGCACGCGCCAGCAACTCCGCAACGCCGACTTTCAGCGGTTTAACGCACCGGCAGGATTGATTGCCCGCATCATACAGCATTTTCAGGATGTCGCCCAAACCTTGGGGACTCACCTACTCTTAGGAGACTGGGTAACAAGTTTGCCACCGGCAAGCCGTGTGATCGTGGGAGTGGGTGTAATGGGGGTGCTTGCTGGGGTGATCGTGAGTCTGTGGCGTCAGGCAAGGGGAGAGAGAGGGAGAATTCCCATCGTTCAACTTTCACTATTATTAAGCTTGCTGCCCCTATTGCTGGCGCTGGCAGTTGATATCGTCACCGGCAAGTTTACCGTGGGTTTTGGCTGGGGACGCAGTATGATTTGGGTTTTACCAGGCTGCTTGCTGTTGCTGGCTGTGTGGGTGGAAAAGGCTGCCTCGCGCTGGCGCAAACCAGCAGTGGCAGTGTTATTGCTATTGTATTTGAGCGTCAGTATTGGCGATTATAGTTTGCGGCAGCGCTGGGTCTTCCATAAAATTGCCGATGTTATCGCACAGCAACCCACTACGCCTACCTTAATTGCGATGAACTCTCAAGCTTGGGGTCATGTGATGCGTTTGGCTTATTATATTTCGCCGACAATGCCGGTGAATCTGTTGGCGCAAGAATCTAACCAGTTGCCCAATACATTAGAAAAGGTTCTCAAGTCTGAGGGTTCGCGATATTCTCGTATTGTCTGGCTAGAAAGTGCGATGCCGGTATGGTCGAAGCCGGCAACTGAGGCTGAAAGACAGCAAGTTAAACAGGTGTTAAACAGCCGGTTTCAACTGATTCAGCAGCAGTCTCTCTCAGGGACGATGGATCTTGATGAATTCAGACTCAGCCTTTACACTCGTTCTGCCGATCATTAA
- a CDS encoding glycosyltransferase: MSASKSKFLLPMPAGSLEVPQMASRLTDNSESYSQALSEQPIYFSLVIPAYNEGRNIQEIIKQLSELLDQVIPNNYELIVVDDDSPDFTWKLAQALMPEYPQLRVMRRQEERGLCTAVIRGWQAARGEILGVIDADLQHPPEVLLKLLAEIERGADLAVASRHVEGGGVSDWSLMRRFLSRGAQLLGLIMLPEVISRVSDPMTGYFLVRRDVIAGKVMNPLGYKILIEVLGRGKIRWIAEVGYVFQERQEGESKVTWKQYLEYLQHLLRLRFSLWPVERFLRFAIVGLSGVFVDMGVLYLLHDTSTFDWPLTRSKIVAAEVAIINNFLWNDRWTFGDVSSKQQGNRQRLKRLLKFNLICLGGLILNVIFLNFLFNVLKINQYLANLIAIGVVTCWNFWINLKLSWRVTEVDKK; encoded by the coding sequence ATGAGTGCCAGCAAATCCAAGTTTCTTTTACCTATGCCGGCAGGATCTTTAGAAGTTCCTCAAATGGCATCAAGGCTCACTGATAACAGCGAGTCTTATTCTCAGGCACTCAGCGAACAACCGATTTATTTTTCTCTAGTAATTCCAGCTTATAACGAAGGGAGAAATATTCAGGAAATAATTAAGCAATTGAGCGAGTTACTCGATCAGGTCATTCCCAATAATTATGAACTAATTGTCGTGGATGACGATAGCCCAGATTTTACTTGGAAATTGGCTCAAGCATTGATGCCTGAATATCCTCAATTGCGAGTGATGCGGCGTCAGGAAGAACGGGGACTTTGCACCGCAGTCATTCGCGGTTGGCAAGCGGCAAGAGGAGAGATTTTGGGGGTGATTGATGCTGATCTCCAACACCCGCCAGAAGTGCTATTAAAACTATTAGCAGAAATAGAACGAGGTGCAGATTTGGCAGTCGCTAGCCGTCATGTGGAAGGCGGCGGCGTGAGTGATTGGAGTTTAATGCGCCGGTTTTTATCTCGCGGTGCTCAGTTGTTGGGTTTAATTATGCTGCCGGAGGTGATTAGTCGAGTTTCAGATCCAATGACCGGCTATTTTTTGGTACGCCGCGATGTGATTGCCGGCAAGGTTATGAATCCACTCGGTTATAAGATTTTGATTGAGGTTTTAGGACGCGGAAAGATTCGCTGGATTGCTGAAGTCGGCTATGTCTTTCAAGAACGCCAAGAAGGCGAAAGTAAGGTAACCTGGAAACAATATTTAGAATATCTCCAACACCTGCTGCGGTTGCGCTTTTCCCTATGGCCGGTTGAGCGTTTTCTGCGTTTTGCTATAGTGGGATTGAGTGGGGTGTTTGTGGATATGGGGGTACTCTATCTGCTGCACGATACCAGCACTTTTGATTGGCCTCTAACTCGCAGTAAAATTGTAGCCGCAGAAGTGGCAATTATTAACAATTTCTTATGGAATGACCGTTGGACTTTTGGCGATGTTTCTAGCAAGCAGCAGGGAAATCGGCAACGTTTGAAACGATTGTTAAAATTTAATTTGATTTGTTTGGGAGGGCTGATTTTAAATGTGATATTTTTGAATTTCTTATTTAATGTATTGAAAATTAATCAGTATTTGGCAAATTTGATAGCAATTGGAGTGGTAACTTGCTGGAATTTCTGGATTAATTTGAAGCTGAGTTGGCGCGTGACGGAAGTTGATAAAAAATAG